The following coding sequences lie in one Bacilli bacterium PM5-9 genomic window:
- a CDS encoding phosphatidate cytidylyltransferase (product_source=KO:K00981; cog=COG0575; ko=KO:K00981; pfam=PF01148; superfamily=103473; transmembrane_helix_parts=Outside_1_14,TMhelix_15_37,Inside_38_49,TMhelix_50_69,Outside_70_72,TMhelix_73_92,Inside_93_103,TMhelix_104_123,Outside_124_127,TMhelix_128_150,Inside_151_170,TMhelix_171_193,Outside_194_197,TMhelix_198_220,Inside_221_260) has protein sequence MKIRVITALAILGVLIPIIYLSPLMFKIMALVIVAIATHEILDVKKAKNYLLLTKILLYVITLLPLILIKDFTQINIIFVVGIIVSFIILMLIDKNIDFNDMTYLFCVSLFIIIASNSAMYLRNLDNGFYIIIFTILVTAASDTGAFFAGSAFGKHKLIPRISPNKTVEGLVGGVVLAVIIGVLYSLFLPSGFDNISIVIIVSIIFGFMAAVGDLFFSAIKRSNNIKDFSNMLPGHGGILDRIDSHLMNLIMCFALICIF, from the coding sequence ATGAAAATTAGAGTTATAACAGCACTTGCTATTTTAGGAGTCTTAATTCCGATAATTTATTTAAGTCCATTAATGTTTAAAATAATGGCATTAGTAATCGTTGCAATTGCAACTCATGAAATATTAGATGTTAAAAAAGCAAAAAACTATTTGCTTTTAACAAAAATACTTTTATATGTAATAACATTATTACCATTAATCTTAATTAAAGATTTTACTCAAATAAATATAATTTTTGTTGTTGGAATTATAGTAAGTTTTATTATTTTGATGCTAATAGACAAAAATATTGATTTTAATGATATGACTTATTTATTTTGTGTAAGTTTATTTATAATTATTGCTTCAAACAGTGCAATGTATTTAAGAAATTTAGACAATGGATTTTATATAATAATATTTACAATCTTAGTTACAGCTGCAAGTGATACAGGTGCATTTTTTGCAGGAAGTGCTTTTGGAAAGCATAAACTTATTCCAAGAATATCTCCAAATAAAACAGTAGAAGGGTTAGTCGGTGGAGTTGTTTTAGCTGTTATTATAGGGGTATTATATAGCTTATTTTTACCAAGTGGCTTTGATAATATTTCAATAGTTATTATTGTATCTATTATTTTTGGCTTCATGGCAGCAGTTGGTGATTTATTCTTTTCAGCAATTAAGCGTTCGAATAATATTAAAGATTTTTCTAATATGCTTCCTGGACATGGTGGAATACTAGATCGCATTGATAGTCATCTTATGAATCTTATAATGTGCTTTGCACTAATATGTATATTTTAA
- a CDS encoding undecaprenyl diphosphate synthase (product_source=KO:K00806; cath_funfam=3.40.1180.10; cog=COG0020; ko=KO:K00806; pfam=PF01255; superfamily=64005; tigrfam=TIGR00055) encodes MKKKELNHLAIILDGNGRWAQQRNMPRVKGHYEGGKKVKEIAIAASLKGIKRMSVFAFSTENWARPTSEVDFIFKLPKVFLDMYLSDLMKYQIRIDYIGDLENIPKNAKKSIEDSINKTKNNTGMVLCFALNYGAQDEILKATKKISEQVINNTINIDDINIELFEENLMNATPVDLLIRTSGEQRISNFLLWQIAYSEIYFTNVLWPDFDEEQLDIALDNYYKRDRRFGGIKDEN; translated from the coding sequence ATGAAAAAGAAAGAACTTAACCATTTAGCAATTATTTTAGATGGAAATGGAAGATGGGCACAGCAAAGAAATATGCCTCGTGTAAAAGGTCATTACGAGGGTGGAAAAAAAGTTAAAGAAATTGCGATTGCCGCTTCATTAAAAGGGATAAAAAGAATGAGTGTTTTTGCCTTTTCAACAGAAAACTGGGCAAGGCCAACAAGTGAAGTTGACTTTATTTTTAAGTTGCCTAAAGTTTTTTTAGATATGTATTTATCTGATTTAATGAAATATCAAATCAGAATAGATTATATAGGCGATTTAGAAAATATTCCTAAAAATGCAAAAAAATCAATTGAGGATTCAATCAATAAAACAAAAAATAATACGGGAATGGTTCTATGTTTTGCTTTAAACTATGGTGCTCAAGATGAAATTCTTAAAGCAACTAAAAAAATCAGTGAACAAGTTATTAATAATACTATTAATATTGATGATATAAATATAGAGTTATTTGAAGAAAACTTAATGAACGCAACTCCTGTTGATCTATTAATAAGGACAAGTGGTGAACAAAGAATTTCAAATTTTCTACTTTGGCAAATTGCCTATAGTGAAATATATTTTACTAATGTCTTATGGCCAGATTTTGATGAAGAACAATTAGATATTGCTTTAGATAATTATTATAAAAGAGATCGAAGATTTGGAGGGATTAAAGATGAAAATTAG
- a CDS encoding putative MATE family efflux protein (product_source=TIGR00797; cog=COG0534; pfam=PF01554; tigrfam=TIGR00797; transmembrane_helix_parts=Inside_1_6,TMhelix_7_25,Outside_26_52,TMhelix_53_75,Inside_76_86,TMhelix_87_109,Outside_110_132,TMhelix_133_155,Inside_156_161,TMhelix_162_184,Outside_185_188,TMhelix_189_211,Inside_212_240,TMhelix_241_263,Outside_264_277,TMhelix_278_300,Inside_301_319,TMhelix_320_342,Outside_343_356,TMhelix_357_379,Inside_380_391,TMhelix_392_414,Outside_415_448) yields the protein MNIKKSFYFTALMLALPNVIQQLVTNLSQMVDNLMVGRLQEVAIAGVSISNQVFFIFTTMLLGLAATGGIFIAQYKGAKNEEKITEVFRVVILFSFLVGVVFFLLMHFIPDKVFGIFAKDSATIESAISYVKYIKYTFLIYPISIAVGSSYRFIGLVKTPMYVSIVSVIANVIFNYLLIYGNFGFPALGVPGAALATLIARVIEFVILVYLTRHIKSPIVIHLKKTFQFELYILKDYLNKGYGLIGNEFFWAFGMQLIIVLYTNRISENIAAMSIATVMTNMIFIGMGGMSVAISIIVGNSLGQGEFEQAKKDSKKLLRLCAGVGLSLGVSILFMSYFMTMLYDISPDTLKMSRLVIVVATCFSWLYYLNAGHFFILRAGGDTKSVLIMDSGFVWLITIPFAFFIGKLGIYLPLHYLIVQFADLLKLAVARYRYQKGTWLNNLTIQSE from the coding sequence ATGAATATAAAAAAATCTTTTTATTTTACAGCACTAATGCTTGCACTACCAAACGTAATTCAACAACTTGTTACAAACCTTTCACAAATGGTCGATAATTTAATGGTTGGACGTTTGCAAGAAGTTGCAATTGCAGGTGTATCAATTTCAAATCAAGTTTTCTTTATTTTTACAACGATGCTTCTAGGTTTAGCGGCAACTGGTGGTATATTTATTGCACAGTATAAAGGAGCAAAAAATGAAGAAAAAATAACTGAGGTATTTAGAGTAGTAATTCTATTCTCGTTTTTAGTAGGAGTTGTTTTCTTTTTATTAATGCACTTTATACCAGATAAAGTTTTTGGTATTTTTGCAAAAGATAGTGCTACAATTGAAAGTGCTATATCTTATGTTAAATATATAAAGTATACTTTTTTGATTTATCCTATTTCAATTGCAGTTGGATCATCATATCGTTTTATTGGTTTAGTTAAAACTCCAATGTATGTTTCAATCGTAAGTGTTATTGCAAATGTAATTTTTAATTATTTATTAATATACGGTAATTTTGGATTTCCAGCATTAGGTGTACCAGGTGCTGCTCTAGCAACTTTAATTGCACGTGTTATTGAGTTTGTAATTTTAGTATATCTTACAAGACATATCAAAAGTCCAATTGTTATTCATCTTAAAAAGACATTTCAATTTGAACTATATATTTTAAAAGATTACTTAAATAAAGGATATGGACTAATAGGAAATGAGTTTTTTTGGGCGTTTGGAATGCAGTTGATTATTGTTTTATATACAAATAGAATTAGTGAAAATATTGCAGCTATGAGTATAGCAACTGTTATGACCAATATGATTTTTATTGGTATGGGTGGAATGAGCGTAGCAATTTCAATTATTGTTGGAAATAGTTTAGGACAAGGTGAATTTGAGCAAGCTAAAAAAGATTCTAAAAAATTATTAAGATTATGTGCAGGAGTTGGATTAAGCTTAGGAGTTTCAATTTTGTTTATGTCTTATTTTATGACAATGTTATATGATATAAGTCCAGATACTTTAAAAATGTCAAGATTAGTTATTGTTGTAGCAACTTGTTTCAGTTGGCTTTACTACTTAAATGCAGGACATTTCTTTATACTTCGTGCAGGTGGCGATACTAAAAGTGTTCTTATAATGGATTCAGGTTTTGTTTGGCTTATTACAATACCATTTGCTTTCTTTATTGGAAAATTAGGTATTTATCTACCACTTCACTACTTGATAGTACAGTTTGCTGATTTATTGAAACTTGCTGTTGCAAGATATCGATATCAAAAAGGAACATGGTTAAATAACTTAACAATTCAAAGTGAGTAA
- a CDS encoding enolase (product_source=KO:K01689; cath_funfam=3.20.20.120,3.30.390.10; cog=COG0148; ko=KO:K01689; pfam=PF00113,PF03952; smart=SM01192,SM01193; superfamily=51604,54826; tigrfam=TIGR01060), whose translation MSVIVDVYAREVLDSRGNPTVEVEVEIESGEVGRAIVPSGASTGEYEAVELRDGDKNRYLGKGVLKAVDNVNEIIAQEIIGYDCRNQVEIDNLMIALDGTPNKAKLGANAILGVSMAVACVAARYSGLALYEYLGGFNAKELPVPMMNILNGGSHADNNVDFQEFMILPVGAPTFKEALRYGAEVFHSLKSVLHSKGYNTAVGDEGGFAPNLASNEEAIQVIIEAIEKAGYKAGEDILLGMDVASSEFYNKETKKYVLAGEGNKELDAKELVDFYEELVKKYPIISIEDGLDENDWDGWKILTEKLGTKVQLVGDDLLVTNTAKLEKAIEEKVANSILIKVNQIGTLTETFNAIELANKNGYTAVISHRSGETEDTTIADIAVATNAGQIKTGSLSRTDRIAKYNQLLRIEDKLGDNAIYKGKNTFFNLK comes from the coding sequence ATGTCAGTAATAGTTGATGTGTATGCAAGAGAAGTATTAGATTCACGTGGTAATCCAACTGTTGAAGTTGAAGTAGAAATTGAAAGCGGTGAAGTTGGTAGAGCAATCGTACCAAGCGGCGCTTCTACTGGTGAATACGAAGCAGTTGAATTAAGAGATGGTGATAAAAATCGCTATCTAGGAAAAGGTGTTTTAAAAGCTGTGGATAATGTAAATGAAATCATTGCTCAGGAAATAATTGGTTATGATTGTCGTAATCAAGTTGAAATTGATAACTTAATGATTGCATTAGATGGAACACCAAATAAAGCAAAATTAGGAGCAAATGCAATATTAGGAGTAAGTATGGCAGTTGCTTGTGTAGCAGCACGATATAGTGGATTAGCATTATATGAATATCTTGGTGGTTTTAATGCAAAAGAATTACCAGTACCAATGATGAATATTTTAAATGGAGGATCACATGCTGATAATAATGTAGACTTTCAAGAATTTATGATTTTACCAGTTGGAGCACCAACATTTAAAGAAGCATTACGTTATGGAGCAGAAGTATTTCACTCATTAAAAAGTGTTTTACATAGTAAAGGTTATAATACAGCAGTTGGTGATGAAGGTGGATTTGCACCAAATTTAGCAAGCAATGAAGAAGCTATTCAAGTTATTATTGAAGCAATTGAAAAAGCTGGATATAAAGCAGGAGAAGATATTTTACTAGGAATGGATGTTGCTAGTAGTGAGTTTTATAATAAAGAAACAAAAAAATATGTTTTAGCTGGCGAAGGAAATAAAGAGTTAGATGCAAAAGAATTAGTTGATTTCTATGAAGAGTTAGTAAAAAAATATCCAATTATTTCAATTGAAGATGGTTTAGATGAAAATGATTGGGATGGATGGAAAATACTTACTGAAAAATTAGGAACAAAAGTTCAATTAGTAGGTGATGATTTATTAGTAACTAACACTGCTAAACTTGAAAAAGCAATTGAAGAAAAAGTAGCGAACTCAATTTTAATTAAAGTTAATCAAATTGGAACATTAACTGAAACATTTAATGCAATAGAATTAGCAAACAAAAATGGATATACAGCTGTTATTTCACATCGTTCAGGAGAAACTGAGGATACAACAATTGCAGATATTGCAGTAGCAACTAATGCTGGACAAATAAAAACAGGATCATTATCAAGAACTGATAGAATTGCAAAATATAATCAATTATTAAGAATTGAAGATAAATTAGGGGATAATGCAATATATAAAGGTAAAAATACATTTTTTAATTTAAAATAA
- a CDS encoding 2,3-bisphosphoglycerate-independent phosphoglycerate mutase (product_source=KO:K15633; cath_funfam=3.40.1450.10,3.40.720.10; cog=COG0696; ko=KO:K15633; pfam=PF01676,PF06415; superfamily=64158; tigrfam=TIGR01307), with translation MKKPIVLCILDGIGNGIESDNNACFVAKTPTLDYLKATYPHSELKTGGMAVGLPDGQMGNSEVGHLNMGAGRVVYQSLTLINKAIEDKSFYQNKAFLKAINNAKENNKSLHLMGLLSDGGVHSHIDHLKALLSLAKENNLTNVYVHAFLDGRDTLRDTGKLFVKEILDYMSEINCGKLASISGRYYAMDRDCRFERNYKTYQSLVLNEGLSFDNALDYIQKSYDDDVYDEFILPAYNSEVNASIKNEDSVIFFNFRPDRAIQLASILTNPNYQKVFEKQPKDLCFVSMMKYDKSVLGLIAFEHPELKNVLGVYLADNDFKQLRIAETEKYAHVTFFFDGQVKYDGINNPELKGCKRILIDSPKVATYDLKPEMSAYEINKALLEELDKNYLDVVVLNFANGDMVGHTGNIAAAIKAVETVDSCLSEIYQKVSDLGGVLLITADHGNCEEMLDEDNNILTAHSLNDVSFIMTKNNVELNDGKLCDIAPTILDLLEIKKPVEMTGKSLIK, from the coding sequence ATGAAAAAACCAATAGTATTATGTATCCTTGATGGCATTGGAAATGGAATAGAGAGTGATAATAATGCTTGTTTTGTTGCTAAAACACCAACCTTAGATTACCTAAAAGCCACGTATCCTCATTCTGAATTAAAAACTGGTGGTATGGCAGTAGGTTTACCTGATGGACAAATGGGTAATAGTGAAGTTGGTCATCTAAATATGGGTGCTGGTAGAGTAGTATATCAATCATTAACTTTAATCAATAAAGCTATTGAAGATAAAAGTTTTTATCAAAACAAAGCATTTTTAAAAGCAATTAATAACGCAAAAGAAAACAATAAAAGTTTACATTTAATGGGCTTGTTGTCTGATGGTGGAGTTCACTCACATATTGATCATTTAAAAGCTTTACTTTCTTTAGCAAAAGAAAACAATTTAACCAATGTTTATGTTCACGCCTTTTTAGATGGTCGTGATACGTTAAGAGATACTGGAAAGCTTTTCGTCAAAGAGATTCTTGATTATATGAGTGAAATAAATTGTGGTAAACTAGCAAGTATTTCAGGAAGATATTATGCAATGGATAGGGACTGTCGTTTTGAAAGAAATTATAAAACTTATCAATCATTAGTTTTAAATGAAGGATTATCATTTGATAATGCTCTTGATTATATTCAAAAATCGTACGATGATGATGTATATGATGAATTTATTTTACCTGCATATAATAGTGAAGTTAATGCTTCAATCAAAAATGAAGACTCTGTTATATTTTTTAATTTTAGACCTGATCGAGCTATTCAATTAGCTAGTATTTTAACAAATCCAAATTATCAAAAAGTTTTTGAAAAACAACCAAAAGATTTGTGTTTTGTTTCAATGATGAAATATGATAAGTCTGTTTTAGGATTAATTGCCTTTGAACACCCTGAATTAAAAAATGTTTTAGGTGTTTATTTAGCTGATAATGATTTTAAACAATTAAGAATTGCTGAAACAGAAAAGTATGCTCATGTTACATTTTTCTTTGATGGTCAAGTAAAATATGATGGTATTAATAATCCTGAACTAAAGGGCTGTAAAAGAATTTTGATAGATAGTCCTAAAGTTGCTACATACGATTTAAAGCCAGAAATGAGTGCTTATGAAATAAATAAAGCTTTATTAGAAGAATTAGATAAAAATTATTTAGATGTTGTTGTTTTAAATTTTGCTAATGGGGATATGGTTGGTCATACTGGTAATATTGCTGCTGCAATTAAAGCTGTTGAAACAGTTGATAGTTGTTTAAGTGAGATATATCAAAAGGTTAGTGATTTAGGTGGTGTGCTATTGATTACTGCTGATCATGGAAACTGTGAAGAAATGTTGGATGAAGATAATAATATTTTAACGGCACATTCTTTAAATGATGTTTCGTTTATAATGACAAAAAATAATGTTGAATTAAATGATGGCAAATTATGTGATATAGCACCAACAATATTAGATTTGCTAGAAATAAAAAAACCAGTAGAAATGACTGGTAAATCGTTAATAAAATAA
- a CDS encoding triosephosphate isomerase (product_source=KO:K01803; cath_funfam=3.20.20.70; cog=COG0149; ko=KO:K01803; pfam=PF00121; superfamily=51351; tigrfam=TIGR00419) has translation MRKPIIIGNWKMNMSINGGVDFLKELEKVNADIEVGIACQSISLIDMKKHSDYVLIGAQNVNDNLSGAYTGELSAELLEEAKIDFCIIGHSERRQYYNESDEAVNKKAKLLLDKNIMPVICVGETLEQYEKNQTREVIEKQISIAAKDLDITKCVIAYEPVWAIGTGKSATSQIAQDVCKLIRTQISSMYSEKEANEVRIQYGGSVNPENIKELMSCLDIDGALVGGASLKIDSFEKLITY, from the coding sequence ATGAGAAAACCGATAATTATAGGAAATTGGAAAATGAACATGAGTATTAATGGTGGTGTTGATTTTCTTAAAGAATTAGAAAAAGTAAATGCTGATATTGAAGTAGGAATTGCTTGTCAAAGTATTTCATTAATTGATATGAAAAAACATAGTGATTATGTTTTAATAGGAGCTCAAAATGTTAATGATAATCTTAGTGGTGCCTATACAGGAGAGTTAAGTGCAGAATTACTTGAAGAAGCTAAAATTGATTTTTGCATAATAGGTCATTCTGAAAGAAGACAGTATTATAATGAAAGTGATGAAGCAGTTAATAAAAAAGCTAAGTTATTACTTGATAAAAATATTATGCCAGTAATTTGTGTTGGTGAAACATTAGAACAATATGAAAAAAATCAAACAAGAGAAGTAATTGAAAAACAAATTTCTATTGCAGCTAAAGATTTAGATATTACAAAATGCGTAATTGCTTATGAACCAGTTTGGGCAATTGGAACTGGTAAGTCAGCGACTTCTCAAATAGCTCAAGATGTTTGTAAACTTATTAGAACGCAAATTTCTAGTATGTATAGTGAAAAAGAAGCTAATGAAGTAAGAATTCAATATGGTGGAAGTGTTAATCCAGAAAATATTAAAGAATTAATGAGTTGTTTGGATATTGATGGTGCTTTAGTAGGTGGAGCAAGTTTAAAGATTGATTCATTTGAAAAATTAATTACATATTAA
- a CDS encoding phosphoglycerate kinase (product_source=KO:K00927; cath_funfam=3.40.50.1260; cog=COG0126; ko=KO:K00927; pfam=PF00162; superfamily=53748): MKKTIRDINFNGKKVLVRCDFNVPIKDNEISDDNRIVQALPTINYLIEHNAKVVLCSHLGKIKSEEDKKTKSLKIVAKRLSELLNKEVKFVPETRGKELENEIQQLNNGDVLLFENTRFEAGETKNDDELARYWANLVDLFVSDAFGTVHRAHASTAGVAKYVEDSAVGFLIEKELDFIGGALANPKRPLVAILGGAKVSDKINVIDNLLKIADKVIIGGGMSYTFIKAMGYETGNSLVEEDKIELAKSYLEKGKEKLILPIDSVCASEFSNDAIIKVCENEEIEKDMMGLDIGPKTIELYKDVLKDAKTVIWNGPMGVFEMSNFAQGTIEICKTLASLDATTIIGGGDSAAAAISLGFADKFSHISTGGGASLEFMEGKKLPGIEAIANKEV; this comes from the coding sequence ATGAAAAAGACAATAAGAGATATTAACTTTAATGGTAAAAAAGTTTTGGTTCGTTGTGATTTCAATGTACCAATTAAAGACAATGAAATAAGTGATGATAATCGAATTGTCCAAGCTTTACCAACAATAAATTATTTAATAGAACATAATGCTAAAGTAGTATTATGTTCTCATTTAGGTAAAATCAAAAGTGAAGAAGATAAAAAGACAAAAAGTTTAAAAATAGTAGCTAAAAGATTAAGTGAATTATTAAATAAAGAAGTTAAGTTTGTACCAGAAACAAGAGGTAAAGAATTAGAGAATGAAATTCAACAATTAAATAATGGAGATGTGTTATTGTTTGAAAATACACGATTTGAAGCTGGGGAAACAAAAAATGATGATGAATTAGCAAGGTATTGGGCTAATTTAGTAGATTTGTTTGTTAGTGATGCTTTTGGAACAGTACATCGTGCTCATGCATCTACTGCTGGTGTTGCTAAATACGTTGAAGATAGCGCAGTTGGCTTTTTAATTGAAAAAGAATTAGATTTTATTGGTGGAGCATTAGCTAATCCAAAAAGACCACTTGTTGCAATACTTGGTGGAGCAAAAGTAAGTGATAAAATAAATGTAATTGATAATTTATTAAAAATAGCTGATAAAGTAATTATTGGTGGAGGAATGTCATATACTTTTATTAAGGCTATGGGATATGAAACTGGAAATAGTTTAGTTGAAGAAGATAAAATAGAGCTTGCTAAATCATACCTTGAAAAAGGAAAAGAGAAATTAATTCTTCCTATTGATTCAGTATGTGCATCAGAATTTAGTAATGATGCAATAATTAAAGTATGTGAAAATGAAGAAATTGAAAAAGATATGATGGGACTAGATATTGGACCAAAAACTATTGAATTATATAAAGATGTTTTAAAAGATGCTAAAACAGTTATTTGGAATGGTCCAATGGGTGTTTTTGAAATGAGTAACTTTGCTCAAGGAACAATTGAAATATGTAAAACATTAGCAAGTTTAGATGCAACAACAATTATTGGTGGTGGTGATAGTGCTGCAGCAGCAATTAGTTTAGGTTTTGCAGATAAATTTAGCCATATTTCAACTGGTGGAGGAGCATCACTAGAGTTTATGGAAGGTAAAAAATTACCTGGAATAGAAGCAATCGCAAACAAAGAGGTGTAA
- a CDS encoding glyceraldehyde 3-phosphate dehydrogenase (product_source=KO:K00134; cath_funfam=3.30.360.10,3.40.50.720; cog=COG0057; ko=KO:K00134; pfam=PF00044,PF02800; smart=SM00846; superfamily=51735,55347; tigrfam=TIGR01534) produces the protein MAIKVAINGFGRIGRLAFRKMFDDNDFDIVAINDLTDAKTLAHLLKYDSAQGRYKADSISAKEDTIIVDGKELKIYAQRDPKDLPWKELGVDVVLECTGFFTSAEKAQAHIDAGARKVVISAPATGDLKTVVYNVNHDILDGSETIISGASCTTNCLAPMAQVLDNVFGIDKGFMTTIHAYTNDQNTLDAPHAKGDLRRARAAAANIVPNSTGAAKAIGLVLPNLVGKLDGSAQRVPVITGSLTELVVVVNKKTNVDEVNAAMKAAANESFGYTEELLVSSDIIGMDYGSLFDATQTKVVDLDGKSMIKAVSWYDNEMSYTSQMVRTIKYFGTKF, from the coding sequence ATGGCGATTAAAGTAGCAATTAATGGTTTTGGGAGAATAGGACGTTTAGCATTCAGAAAGATGTTTGATGATAACGATTTTGATATTGTTGCAATCAATGATTTAACTGATGCAAAAACATTAGCACACCTATTAAAATATGATTCAGCACAAGGAAGATACAAAGCAGACAGTATTAGTGCTAAAGAAGATACAATTATTGTTGATGGAAAAGAATTAAAAATTTATGCACAAAGAGATCCAAAAGATTTACCTTGGAAAGAATTAGGTGTTGATGTTGTTTTAGAATGTACAGGATTCTTTACAAGTGCAGAAAAAGCACAAGCACATATTGATGCAGGTGCAAGAAAAGTTGTGATTTCAGCTCCAGCAACAGGTGATTTAAAAACTGTAGTATATAATGTAAATCACGATATCTTAGATGGAAGTGAAACAATTATTTCAGGTGCAAGTTGCACAACTAACTGTTTAGCACCAATGGCACAAGTTTTAGATAACGTTTTTGGAATTGATAAAGGATTTATGACAACAATTCATGCTTATACAAATGATCAAAACACATTAGATGCTCCACATGCAAAAGGAGATTTAAGAAGAGCAAGAGCTGCAGCAGCAAACATTGTTCCAAATTCAACAGGAGCAGCTAAAGCAATTGGATTAGTTTTACCAAACTTAGTAGGTAAATTAGATGGTTCAGCACAACGTGTTCCAGTTATTACAGGTTCATTAACTGAATTAGTTGTAGTAGTTAATAAGAAAACAAATGTTGATGAAGTAAATGCAGCAATGAAAGCAGCAGCAAACGAATCATTTGGATATACTGAAGAATTATTAGTATCTTCTGATATTATTGGTATGGACTATGGATCATTATTTGATGCTACACAAACAAAAGTTGTTGATTTAGATGGTAAGTCAATGATTAAAGCTGTTTCTTGGTATGATAATGAGATGTCTTATACTTCGCAAATGGTTAGAACAATAAAATATTTTGGAACGAAATTTTAA